The genomic DNA GTAACGTTTGATGTGGAGAACTTTGAGATCGTTCGAGTCGTCAAAGTACATTCCACCAGTAGAAGCGTctcgctcaaaattacgatcAAAGTAGTCATCGGCCAAAATTTTGTAGCGCCTTgttgttggattccaaagaatGAGCTCACAAAACATCCTTTCATTGCAAATTAAGATCAGACCTTTAAAGGACGCTAAAACACGTAAGTATGAAGGATGGACGTTAGATGGAGAAATTATAGTTTTGCTTGTATCGGCTTGCAAATTACCCCCAACTATGTTGTCAACAATAATTGTGTTGTCTTTTAAGGAAAGAAGCTTCTTTTGTAGCGAAGTTATAATTCGCCTAGAATGCGTAATCTCAAAATTGTTATTTGATAGTTCATCACGAAAAAATTTAGATAGACACTTGAAACGGCCTATAGCTTTTGCAGGCAGCCTCATGAAAATCTCGTCCACAATCAATTCAGAACCAAGCTTCTCCATTTTATGATAAAATTTTGCTACAATAAAAGatataagaaataaaaaaaaaactttatgtaTACATTAAAAAAAACTATCTGTTATTTCTTGCTATAATTACACAATAAATTTTTAATTCAAAAACCTATTATGTATgagaataaaaaaaattaaatataatacaAAAATCACGTAAGCATGTTTGTACCTGTGTATTACAACATAGAAGAACATTAATTAAAAATCTATAAAATAGTatgaaaatatataataacggaaatttaagttgttaagttaaacaataaatAAATTTATACTAATGTTATTAGTTCAATGGAAGAAtaacaacaaaaacaaattgtAATTGTAATACACATTAAAATTTATATATGCTTATACAACAAAATTTTATAATATTCACTTAGTATGTGTTACATTAAACGAAATTAACTACAAACGGAGACAATTGCATGGTATAAAAATATAAAGCTAAAAGATTCAAAAATATCCAGTAACTATTATTTCTCTTAAACTTATTATGTATAAAAATAATCGGAATTAAGTATATCCGGAACCAATTGCAtagaatataaaaaaaatcaataagttactgaattataaaaaatattattccACATACGCATTAAACTTAATAATTCCGTATAACAATTTAAATTGTATTCTGGAAATAAGAGGTAGACtgaatactaatactaataagaGTACATGATCATGTAACGTTTACTCTAAAAAAAAACAttcttataaataaataaaacaacagTTGAAAAGAAGTCAAAGAATTTAGGTTGATATTAACGTACAATGGATGAATGATAAAATAGATAATAGCATTACCTTTGATCGTGTAGAATGGATTGACAAAAACTCTTAATGTTAGATGTGAATGAAACACAATGAAAGAAAGATATTTATAATAGAGGGTGGCTTTGAAATTTTATCAAtcaattttaaatttcaaaatttggTAATGAAAATTTACTAAAATACTCGAATCAAGGTTAAATAATTTCTTTGATTTAGCAGttcccaaaaataatgtaaaCGTTAATTTATGGAAATAAGAAAAATTAGTTGTTCAAATTTAAAAGCTAAACGTATTGTGTAAACTTTGACAGCATATTAATATCTAAATTTGTAAAGATATTTATCATCtaatttaaaaactaaaaatatgtaTTGCATATCGATTGCTAAATATAAACGAAATCAAACaatttaaaataattattacaatattttgtttaaatttaCAAAGTAAACACgttattcttttttgtttttttttaaattcgatATGTCTGTTTTAATAAAGATATTAAATTGAAAATTATATTTGTTTGTGTAAAGAAATATTAATGTCTCTATAGCtatcaaataaaaaaatgtaTCGGAATAACTTGTTTCAGAACTATGGTTGTAAACTATGTTGTAAAGTTATTAGGTATATTGTATGTAAAATCATAAATGTTTACATTGCTTATATTTATGCATATACTTATAATGTCTTTATATAAGTAATGAAACATTTAGAAAGAAATAATATGAACTGGATATATTAAATACATTTAAAAAATCGATTGACATTAATTAATAAGTTTAACAAACATGGATTCCTATGATTATTGCAAGTTAATGTTTACGTTGATAAGTAACATTCATGTTAATACTATACATTATTACTTGCATAAGAAAACCCAATAACGCTACATACAAACAAAATGGTTTAATCAAGTTCTTGACAATTAGATTTAAAAGATCAAAGAGTAACATACAAACAAAAACGATAATGCTAAAGTACTGGTTCAAATACACAAAAGttaacaaaccaacaaaagtttAGTTCATGTCAACTTCCACTTAACTTGGAAATACAAATATCAAAAGTTTTACTAACCGGATCGGACGGTTTTCAGTATTATGGTGTTTTTCGAAGTAACAAAGGTGAAATCAAGCATCATACCATCAATCAAGTTGTTGTCATCCATGAATTTTTGCCAGTTTTCAACAGAATAACGCTTCGCAGTTCCGTTTTTTTCAATCTTGGCAGTGTAAACAACAACCTCACCTTCCAAATTTTGAACATTCAATGAATGTCTCTTCTTCTTGAACCCAGCTCGATTAGCAACTTCGACGGGTAGACGCTGCATTAACAACAGACATTGCTTATCAACATACGttaaaaataaacaatatttAAAATTAATTATTAACTGCCAAAATGTATATCAGATTTTAATATACTACAAATCATACCAGCCTATATTCTCCTTTCCGAGTAAAGTTGAAAAATTCCGAGTCCGTGTTAACATTCCTTGTTTGTACCTTCTTCGGCGGGCTAGACTTCTTCACTTGTTTGATCTTTTTATCCTGAtagatgttaaaaaaaagtatactaaatagttattatcgtaaaaaaattaaaacagtATCATACACAAAATGAGCGTTTTCAAATACACGGTCGTACTTAACACGGATACATACCTTGAAAGTGCAATGAACAGCATCTTCTCTCGTTTTCGTTGGTTTGAAAAGTTCTTTCTTAATCATGATACCTTTTCCTTTATGAATGTCAGATAGCTTCGTCGATACACATATCAAtcattaaacaataaaaaaaaattattataaatatataactttATTATATAACATCCTTAATTTCATTATGAAGTGTAAACATTATAAATACTAATATCAAATACAACATTACCTTGTTATCTGTTTTTAGTTCATGTCGGATGATGTCGCCAGAATGTGTACCATATGCCTATAACAAAAACATCGTTGTAACTTCAGAAATATTATTTAATAAAGTCAGGTgtatataacaaaaaaaaattaaataaataccTTGTCTAACTCATCAACAAATTGACCATGACTTATTTCAACAACCTCATCATCATCAACTGCATCAACTTCGTCAACCAAACCAACAGGAATACAATCACGATAAACTGATAATTGAAAGGAAACATTATCAATCTTATTAAAAATCAATAAATCTTCATCAACGATTTTAAGCCTTTCGCAAAGAGTAGGCCATCCATCCATGAATACATAGCAGTTATGTATTTTAGCAGATTCCACAGACCATCGATTACCAGCAGCTAGTATTTCATAAGTGCCGTTtagattttctttttgaaaaaacTTTTCAATAAAAGCATCTGGAATTACCTGTATtaaatgaaactaaaataaataacTTCCCGCGAATGTTGATTCATTATAGTAAACATAACTAATAATATAATGTAAcataaatatatactaaataacatGTATACAGTTAGATTAATAATGTGCAAAAGTAAATAAAGATACATACAGTGAAGCCCAATTGTGTGTATCGCTGATATGTGAAATACGATTGACCGCATACACCGTCAATAAAAAACTTCAGTTCAAAAACATCATGTAGGATCGACTTGAAAACCAAGAGTGAATCCTTTTGCAATTGAAGGCCTTTAACAACTGCTGCCCAACCATCAGCCAAAGCCGGTCTAGAGTCTAATGTTTTCATAATTACGGTCCAAGACTTACCAGATTCATGAACGATTTTGAGATGAATACGTGGCCATGGACGACCCCAATGTTTATAAACATAACTGAGAGGTAACCCCTGATCACAAAGATAATACTATTAAGTATATATAATGAActtaaataaatattatatgaattTGGGTACAAAACATCATACTATTCATTAAAATGTAATTAATGATACCAGCTTTAAAGAGTTTGGATCTTCTAGGATCTTGACAAACGAAACATTCATGAATTCACCTGAATTttgaagatatatatatatatattgttacatCTTAACATATAAAGTTGAATTCATGAAAAAAACAAAATGTATCAGGTTAACAAAACATACATTTTCTTTCTTATTACATTAAATCCGATAACTAATTTGTAAGAATCGGAAATCTATTGTTCCTAATAAAGGTTCTATGAGATTCTAACTGAATGAATACAAATCAAATAATCAATGTAAATAATGTCTAAATTACGGTTGGTATGTAAACAAAATTTGAACAAAAGATAACTACAAACACTTAATTTCGGACAAATAAAGACTGAATCTTACAAAGACAAAACTATCATGATTTTGAAATCTAATGTTCTAATAACTGTATCTATGAAATTATAAGTGAATGTATATAATGAAGAAATCATAACAAATCACAACTACGAACAATAAATCCCAAACAATTAAAGATTCAACCCTAAAAAAACAACACTACAACCGGTTTAGATATAAAATATCTAAAATTATATATCATCAATCAACGATTCAAACGATTAAGtaacaaaataaaagaaaaatcgCGGTGAAGTGGAATGTTATTACCTTTAGATGAGGAATCCATCTAAGACAACTCCGACGGAAAGCTTAAGATCGGTGAAAATGGAGAGTATCGGGGCCCTAGTTTCCGTCGCCGGTGAAGTGACTGGTCATGAGAATTTGAGACATGCTATGATGGTATAGGTTGCTATGTAATGATGGACTATTCTCTTCAAGCAACCGTCATTTAATATTTTACACAATCAACCCACAAACTTTTAAAAATTACATTAATAATGGATTTCTATTTAACTTACAACAACATGTTTTTATCTTTGTATGTTATAAATTACAAACTATGTATATAAATATTAATGGTTTTATTGGCTAAAACATCATTACCTAACAAAtgaattagtaaaaataaaatctaATTTACATTCTAAAGTTAGATGTTTAGATTTACTTAAATAAATATGGTTGTTAATTACAAATAAAAATACGCCAAAAATAATGAACTTGACTTAgatagatgtataaataaattTGAATTATAATTAAAAACATTAACATATTCAAATTTGTGATTACAGAGATCGACTTGCCTTTTTTAAATACAAATcgaaaattttttttataatgcAAAACATAAACAATTATATAAAGGATATACTTTGCATATTCAGTCATATGTTTTGAAGTTTATAAACAATGGTTTATATTCCTTTCGATATTATACTCTTTGAAATCTTGATTAGGCTCAATGTAAGATACATTTGTCAAAACAAATGTGTGTGCAAACAGTGGAATGAAGGGCTAACATCATGGCCGTTTGAATGGTTACACGTCAACTACGCTAACGAATGTCTGGTATTATATTATAGTTGTTTTTttctaattttcaaaatttaaattaaatgTATGAAAATTGTTGGATTTTTAATTGAAATTTATTTGCCAATTATACACACAGGAAAGTTTTTGGGAGGATTGCCTATCGTTAAATGGAGAACATTATAAAGATTTTTTACTTCTGAATCGAAACGCAAGAAAATAGAAGAATATGAGGCAATTGAAGAAGATAAAACGATTGGGGAAAAAAAGAATTAGTATTTTCGAACATTAGCGTTCTGGCTTTTTTGTTTGTTATAATAAGTGTTTCCTATGTTTGAATAATATTATTAGTTCTAATTTTGAATGGATTAAAAATAAAATTGCGGTTTGCAAGTCAATGGGTTTTGATTGATAATAATACATACAActaatacaaaatatatataataagaaTAAATAAGAttgcaaaacaaaaaaaaaaaataaacattgtGCTTGAATATATGAAACAAATATTACGATTGATAAATtattcattaatccttaaaaatGATCAATAATAGAAATATTCAAAACATATAAAGACAACGTACACCCATGCAGGTTCTCAAATGTCAAAAGGATCTGGAAACATGCATTGTTCCAATAGTTCATCCTAAAacatatatgataaataaatttaacaataAGTATGAACAATGTTAACGAATAACTAATATTGTAATCATTGAAATTATATAACAAATTTATTATCTTACCACTCTACTACTAACGCGATTGGTGTGTCTCTGTAAAAACTCAAAACTTGAAAGATCTTCATACCATTTTTTGCATACGCTTCTAAACCGACATATTGATTTCATAGGAAGCCTAACAAAAATTTCCCTCATGACAACATCAAACGGAATTTGTTCCATTATATGGAATACCTAGAAAAATAAAAACgtataataaaacatatattacaTTAGTTTGCATATTCCACATGAAAATATATTTTGTATAAATTACAAATTTTGGATAATACCTGGTTGAAGAAACAAATGAATAGCTTAAAACTGCATATATAATACATATGTATGTTGTAATTTATATTCATATAGAATGATTTTATAAACAGAAAGTTATGTTATTAAGGTAAATTTAAATCAATTTTGGTAAAACTGATTGGGTTTATATTATTGTAATCGAATACTTTTGTAAATGTAACCAATAATCATAAATTAATACATTTACCCATATTATCTCTAACTATACTTTCAGTGTATATTTCAATAATTAAAATGTCTTATTTTTAAAATGGCTAATTGTAACTTTATATTACATAATCAGAAAAAATCATTGTAACTAATACTATGTGTTTGTGCGTATTCGATATAAATTATAGATTTTAATTTAAGAAACTTTccgtaaatttaaaaaaaattaaacatagaATTGTATATCTCtttatattttaacaaaatatcGTGATTAGTAGTTAGTATATTAAGATAGTGTATTACTTGAAAATAGAATTATAACTGGAATGATATATAACATTATTTTTTATCAACATATTTTAAGTAATATGGAAACGTAACAATTATAATAAAACAAACGAATATACGAAAGGTAAGTTGTGCTAATTAATGAATTCGGACAATtaatttaaaaaacaataaaattaacaattttataaactatatataataaaagtttATTAGTTATTAACTACTATAAATAACAACTATTATAATTACAGACCTTTTTTTTAAATCATGTTAAAAGTTTAAACGATTGCGATAAAATTGTGTTTACAATGCTTTTCGATGAAATTAATAACGTAAATAAACAGCAAACAAATGTGTAATCAATACCGGATGTAAAAATTTAATATCTAGCATATGAAAGGCATATAACTTGAAGTTTATGTCATAAACTGTAACAGCTTTCATATCTAGTGAGTACGCCTAACGAAgggtacaaccagatcaacactCAACACCTGCTCGTTTTCATCAAAAGAATAGTGAACCCTGTCACGGACATTAATTCTAGCAGCTTTCATAAACTTCTTCCAACTGGTAAATGCGTATCGCCAACCTCCGTCGGATTTTCTTTCACGTCTGGTACCGTTGGTAATTTCATGTGGCGGATCCAAATGCATAAGCCTAACGGTGATATCTTTTAAACCTTCATCAAGTCTAGCCATCCGTGAAACAGGATCAGGAATCCTCTGTATTGTCGTAAAAATAACATTATTAATACATATGAACCTAAACCAACAATGTTTATTAATAAACAACAAACAGTAAGAAATGTATTTTAGCAGTTTAACAAAATAATATTAGAACTTACAAAATAACGATCACCAGCCATACGAATAAAACGACGAACACCCCCATGTATTTGTTCATTGACTTCATTTTCAGCATCGATAGGTACAACATCACCCttaaaattaaatatataaaatgtatTACATTAACATATATAAAGCATGCAATTAAGTAATAAAAAGTAACTTACTTCATCGACATCTACATCAGGAAACTTCATCTCAACACAGTTTTTCCCAAATATTTTTAAATAGAATAAATTACCAAACCCTTTCGTAAATAACAAAAGACAGTCGTCCGTCAACTGTAACTGACTAACAATTACAACAAAGCCAACTGTAAACCCGACTTTACCATCAGACGTTTCAATGGCAACGTCATAAGTTTTGTTGTCTACTATTACCGTAGATATTACATCATTTGAAGAATAATCATAAACTTTTGGCAAGATACATTCAGGAATAGCCTGTGGGAAtgataaaaaaaggaaaaaaaattgtATTTAATAATAGTGACGTAATACATCAAtatatatcaaaaaaaaaaaaatactttatcTTACGTAAAAATGAGATGATGGAGGAAGCATATAAGTCCAGAAACAGCCACGACTAACCCCATCAACGAAATATGTTAATTTAAAGGTAGTAGGTTCTACAGGATTAAATACTACCAAACAACCTCTGGTTAGGCGTAGATGTTCTACAACTTTGGACCAACCGTGAAAAAAGAATAACTTTCTTTTAGCAGCGCTTAAAGAAACATTAAATAACCGGCCATCTTCAGTTTGTATCGTGACATTTGTAGGGCCTTGGTCTACACCCCATAGTTTGCACGCGGCGTCGTCCGGAATAgactaaaaaaacaaacaaatacaaaattaaTTATTAGTATAATAAGAATATATAAGCAATACAATAATATTAAAGTGTATCTAATAAtgataaaaaacaaaataataaatataaattataaagtaAGTTATCAAAATACCAAAATAACTTCGTCAGCTACATTCATTAGCCTACAGAAGAAGTATCCTATGAAATTGATTTTAAAATTACAACATTAAAAAAGAGTAATAAGTAAATGTTAGTGtgagaaaaataaacaaatttgaAAAACATACAAAGATAATACAAATTACATGTTACATAAAGTAACAAAATTCAAAATAAATACCTTGATGACCCTTCAGCCATAAGAAATACCTACAAAAGTACGTTACATAAACAAAACGTATCTATTGAGTCGTTAAAAAAGATATTACTAACAACATAAATAATATGTCAACATCATCTTATAATATAAAATAGATATGTAATAGTTTCTTCATGATACGTCATGTTTATAacataattgaaaaaaaaaggaAACATATGATATAACATTATAATACTTCGAAAAAAATTAATCAAACCAATTTATTTACAAATCCAGTTAACAAATTTTAACACTCTTTAAAATATACAATAATGGTATACGGTTATGAAATACATATGCCGTTTGATCAAAATTAAATAACAATACGATTTAATTAAGAATTATATTACATCAATTGTAAAAAAacttaataaatatatttatgacAAACGgattaatattttcataaaaattacagtcaataaataaaaattacaaaagaaaataaaaataaaaaaataatatatgaaCGGTTATCGGATTTAGGGATTTGCATATACGACATATAATTTAACAACAACATATTATGAAGACAAAAAAATTAAGAACTCTTAGCAAAACTTACAGATTTATGATTAAGTAAACATAAAGATAGTTTAAAtaatttcaataaaataaaaaacagatgaATACAGATGGAATTTAACAAAAAACAACTTACAGATTTTTAGATCGATATGTGAAATCCAGAACTCAattgaaaaaaaagaaaatgtagatGAACACGGTTAGGAATGTAAAACTATGTATATATGTAGCTCCATTGGAGTAATGAATTGTTATATGGAAACCGAGTGTTTTATTGGAATATGATTGGagtgaagttgaaaagattattgGAACAATAACTGAAAATATAGTAAGCAAATAATTTTTCGAATATAACATCAACATAATTGTAGAAACAGTGACTACATAAAGAAACGGACTTTAAATTATTATTtcgaaaattaaataaaaattcgTTAGAATGTTTATATACAAAAATTACATTTTTCTATAATTAGATTCAAAACATTAATATAATAATTTCCATATTCAAAGCATATTTTGTATTGAAATATATATCTAATTTGTATAATCAATTTTATAcgaattgttttaaaaaaaattccatATTTATTGTTTATGCTTAACATTTTATTACaatctattatctatattaataaacttcaaaaagatataattttttttattataagaTTTGTAATTTTATTAGGATGGATCTTAATCGACGATGGTATTTGTTAATAAGGAATACCGTCACGACAATGAATGTTAAAATACGTAATTTAAAGTACACGTTCATTGGATATAATAAAATGTGAAACATAATAAAAActcttttattattaaattaacgAAATGATAAAATTTGGGATACTTGAAACAAATTAGATAGTTGGAGTAACAAAAGATGAAACAGTACCAAAAAAATTCCTAATTTTTAATCGGAAGGGGAAACAATTGTCTCCAAAAATAATGCGCCTTTCGGTCCGTTGTAGCTGTCAACATGTTGGATGTAGTTAAAAGAATCATTGCAAAGTAGAACCTCAACAGTATCTCCACAAATACTGGTTATCAACCACTTGTTGTCTTGAATTACATTTGTCCTTTGCTGAGGGACCAAATGTTGAACTATGCGAGCCTTATTGAAAGAAAATACCTTGTtccaatcatcatcttcaaattTGAACAAATCTGCAATTAGTTCACCAGCATATTGAACGACAATGACATGGAGCTTGTTCGAAATTGTTAGAAAATGTACTTGGCAAGGATTGACTTCAATACGCTCCGGAAAACGAAGTAAACTGAAAGATTCAGAGATAACATCGAAAGCAACTATGTTCCTTTCACCAGGTGGAATCCAGTAATTGTAAACAATGAAATATATTGTTTTCCCGGAATACACTCCAGAAGACCATGAATAAAAGTTTGAAGCAAATTGAGTTCCGTTCAAGAAGTTTAATTTTCTCCATGAGTCATGACGTGGTGAATATACACGAGCAGTAACTACGTCCCAGTAACAATTAATATGAAGCACTTTTAGGTCGTTGTCCTCGTCTAAGTACATTCCACCCGTATCGTTATGTCGACCAAAATAACGAATAAAGTAGTCGTCCGATATTAACTTAAAACGTCGCGTCGTTGGATTCCAAAGGACCAGGTCATTACTTTCATTGTGAATCCTTTTAATGGAAACTAAAATCAGACCATTAAACGAACATATAATGCTTAAAGAGGATGGATGAACTTCCAAAGGGAAATTTACGGTTTTGATAGTATCGTCGCCTAAGTCGCCAGACACTATGTCGTCAACGACTATGGAATTTTCTTTCAAGGAAAGCAGCTTATTTTTTGTTGACTTTCCAACTCGCAGAGTAtggatgaaaacaaactttggtgTGGATAATTCATAACACCAGTGTTTAGATACACATTTGAAACGACAAACTGCCTTTGCGGGTAGTCTCGTTAAGATCTCTTCAAATATCATGTCATCCCCAATATGATCCATGAGAACCAATAATCTGAAAGAACAACTAAAAAAAACGACAGTATAAAAAGTTATTGTATAAAAAATTGATAATTAACAATGGAAGattaaacaattatattacagtTAAAAGTAACTAACCGTGTGAGTGGAGGTGTTATGTATACGAATTTCTGAATGAGCAAGAAGTACACGAaatatgggtatttataggacttTCATCATATAGTGGATATCAATTTTGGAAAccttaattttttaatatatgatTTCAGCAAATAATGCAAAACTTATGGAAGATTTATTTAGATCATCTAGACTTATGATTAATTAGTGTTTCGAAATTTAAAAGAacatatattttaaatattttttgattttttgttaTTTAATCAATTACATTAATCAAATAAGGGATAAATATTATTTCATCACTATTACATTTCAAGTAACATGttctttaaaaacaaagtttaataTTTGTTACAATGTGTGTATTATAAATTGTAAAAGATtattctttaaaaaaataataaaaaaaagggaGGGAAGGAAATAATcttttttaattttgtaaaagTATATTACAGTTCAAATACATTGAAAAGTTAATATCATAACTATCCAATGTAGATGTAGATTAAAAATATGTCAATAATAACATCAAATAACATTTGCAGTTTATGATTTCATTGACTCTTTAAAAAAGTATATAAATATAAGTTTATACAATGCCATGTAACATAAAATAGAAACGGGTGACTTTTATTTTACAATCGGTTGGAATAGATGATCGAATATTAAGACCAATAAAATGTGATTTCGGAATTTTAGACAAAAAAATGATGTTAGTCAAATTCGTTGATCTCAAAAtgtttattgtaaattatattaAATAGTTTTAAAAAACTAATTGTGTAAAATTAAATGTTATGTAACAAAGTAAATTAATTATTCTCGTTATGTAAAATAATTTAATCCATGAAACTATTCAATATACatgtaacaaaataaaaaatgttTGAATTGATGCAATAAAGAATACgcaagttaaaaaaaattaaagcaaTCAAATCATCTTTTAATACCACGATAATAAACGAAATATCCATAAGAAACCAAACATCAAGTACTGAAATAAATGTTACGAAATAAGCAAACCAAAATAAAACATCTCAAATTGTTCGAAAAAACTGAAATGACTGATAAATGTTATTACTAATCTTCCAGCTTTGCTTTCATCTTCAAACCTTCATTGTTCTCACAATCACCCTGACGCGGTTTAGTTGAAGACTGAGAAGAACAAAGATCCACATCATAAACCGCCTCCAAATTGCGCTTCAGCTCATTGTCCAGCATCTTTGAAGAACAACTAATATGAGCTCCAGATGGTGTAGTAAATATGCTGTTGTTCAAATTGGACATTGGAGTATCTTCATCAACGACACGGGAAACAGAATCCTGTACAACAAAATTAAAAAGGTAAAATATATAAATGGACATAAATGTTGAATACAAAAAAATAATACAGgtttaatgaaataaaaaagtTGCTTAACAAACCTGGATGTTAACGTTAACAATTGGAGTTGGATCAGAAGCATGAGGACCTAAAGGTTCATCATCAGCAGCCTGTATGCATTCATAAACAACAATACTTATTCATAAGTGGTACAAAAGATTTCTATAACAAAA from Helianthus annuus cultivar XRQ/B chromosome 7, HanXRQr2.0-SUNRISE, whole genome shotgun sequence includes the following:
- the LOC110939242 gene encoding uncharacterized protein LOC110939242 yields the protein MELASEGNFPSEMRALINRRFAFKIAICSFNINKKLDGYSVSKLTENPSIIKDLDAHFDVYQAADDEPLGPHASDPTPIVNVNIQDSVSRVVDEDTPMSNLNNSIFTTPSGAHISCSSKMLDNELKRNLEAVYDVDLCSSQSSTKPRQGDCENNEGLKMKAKLED